A window from Henckelia pumila isolate YLH828 unplaced genomic scaffold, ASM3356847v2 CTG_466, whole genome shotgun sequence encodes these proteins:
- the LOC140872505 gene encoding ASC1-like protein, with product MGFLELMESADWEQESYAHYSDFVAGCIAGLLCEWDWLKKILLHCALCGEKVLWEKIHMLQKAGRRLIIGKGLQVVENESEQQKNRVHKFKESAWKFIYYLSAEILALAVTHDEPWFKNTKYFWLGPGNQTWPDQRYKLKLKALYMYAGGFYTYSIFALLFWETRRSDFGVSMGHHVATCILIVLSYVSRFARVGSIVLAIHDASDVFLEVGKMSKYSGAEALASVSFVLFVLSWILLRLIYYPFWILWSTSYEVVQMLDKEKHKSDGPIYYYIFNFLLFSLLVLHIYWWILMFRMLVKQVQARGQISEDVRSDSEDEDQHED from the exons ATGGGCTTTCTGGAATTGATGGAATCTGCGGACTGGGAGCAAGAATCCTACGCGCATTACTCTGATTTCGTTGCCGGATGTATAGCCGGAT TGCTTTGCGAATGGGACTGGCTAAAGAAAATTTTGCTTCATTGTGCTCTGTGCGGGGAAAAGGTCCTCTGGGAAA AAATTCACATGTTGCAGAAAGCTGGAAGGCGACTGATAATTGGAAAGGGACTGCAAGTTGTGGAAAATGAGTCAGAACAACAAAAAAATAGAGTGCACAAGTTCAAGGAGTCAGCCTGGAAATTCATTTACTATCTTTCAGCAGAGATTTTAGCGCTAGCTGTGACGCATGACGAGCCTTGGTTCAAAAATACCAAGTACTTTTGGTTGGGACCAGGAAATCAAACATGGCCTGACCAGAGATACAA GTTGAAACTGAAGGCTCTCTATATGTATGCTGGTGGATTCTACACATACTCCATCTTTGCTCTTTTATTTTGGGAAACGAGGCGGTCTGACTTTGGGGTTTCTATGGGTCACCATGTTGCAACTTGCATTCTCATCGTACTTTCTTACGTATCCAG GTTTGCACGTGTTGGTTCAATTGTTTTAGCAATTCATGATGCTAGTGATGTGTTTCTTGAAGTAGGGAAGATGTCTAAATACAGTGGTGCGGAAGCACTTGCTAGTGTTTCATTTGTTCTTTTTGTATTATCGTGGATCCTACTTCGTCTCATCTACTACCCTTTCTGGATTCTGTGGAGCACAAG TTACGAAGTTGTCCAGATGTTGGATAAAGAGAAACACAAATCAGATGGACCGATTTACTACTACATTTtcaattttcttcttttctcattGCTTGTTCTTCATATCtactggtggattttgatgtTTCGGATGCTTGTCAAACAAGTCCAAGCGAGGGGCCAAATCAGTGAAGATGTTCGATCTG ATTCTGAAGATGAAGATCAGCACGAGGATTGA